Proteins encoded within one genomic window of Manis pentadactyla isolate mManPen7 chromosome 4, mManPen7.hap1, whole genome shotgun sequence:
- the ANKRD35 gene encoding ankyrin repeat domain-containing protein 35 isoform X1: MKRIFSCSSSQVAVERWNCRDQKLLEAVQRGDVGRVAALASKKSARPTKLDSNGQSPPFILLPPGLDSGRFHLAASKGLTECLTILLANGADINSKNEDGSTALHLATISCQPQCVKVLLQHGANEDAVDAENRSPLHWAASSGCASSVLLLCDHEAFLDVLDNDARTPLMIASLGGHATICSQLLQRGAQVTATDKDDKSALILACEKGSAEVAELLLSHGADVGAVDNMGHDALHYALHTQDKVLWRLLRQALNRRQQAGQELVQHPDLASQASPSEPQVGFPPKSPWKAEPKEEQEEEEDEDPVSEEWRWKYEEEKNKVSLLEEELVRKTEEYKAQAAAYLGLENQIREQLQELGVLVSPKPGASGGQGSSLWPGGDGMDQGCPLDLLAGCIRELKNQQQATATAAPNLVLAYKKAEEPGPWGSQDEAHGRSQPEEQGPPQSQRPQTIGKTTGQQLTTIGGQALSPDPTDKLYVGQERPQAPGAEPTGTVAEPGAPVAMNQLLLQLREELAAVWREKDAARGVLSRPVLEGALGTPRAEAAAAAWEKMEARLEQVLVRLDRAKAGLQVKPEAPVQESREGGPKAGPGTITKEDEGKDKRAPGARGEPGSSGKGVPGREQMPGGGLAKGQLEKEVSALRLSNSHLLEELGELGRERQRLQGELQSLGQRLQQESVSKPEAQVQLQQLRRSVGLLTDELAMEKEATEKLQKRLASQTSDLRGLWDCLPPDLLGCGSARSSAARPLEELRACISTLVGWHREAQQVLARLEEENQQLRGSSAPRGETGGYSKAPASPEVAALEQDLGKLEEELRAVQATMGGKSQEIEKLKQLLYQATEEVVELRAREAASVRQHEKTRGSLVAQAQAWGQELKALLEKYNTACREMGQLREAVAEERRRSGDLAARAAEQERRASEMRGRSEQFEKTAELLKEKVELLTGACWDKEAKIKELLKKLEQLSEEVLAVQGENACLALQLQDSQKNHEEIISTYRNHLLNAAQGYMEQDVYNILLQILSLQEE; this comes from the exons GTGGAGAGATGGAACTGCCGTGATCAGAAGCTACTGGAGGCAGTGCAGCGGGGGGATGTGGGACGCGTGGCTGCCCTGGCCTCCAAGAAGTCTGCCCGACCCACCAAGCTAGACTCAAATGGCCAGTCCCC TCCCTTCATCCTTCTGCCTCCTGGCCTTGATTCTGGCAGGTTTCATCTGGCAGCCTCCAAAGGCCTGACAGAATGTCTGACTATCCTGCTTGCAAATGGGGCTGATATCAACAGCAAGAATGAGGACG gAAGCACTGCCCTGCACTTGGCCACCATATCCTGCCAGCCACAATGTGTCAAGGTCCTACTGCAG CATGGCGCCAATGAAGATGCTGTGGATGCAGAAAATCGGAGTCCACTGCACTGGGCAG cctcctctgGCTGTGCCTCAAGTGTGCTCCTGTTATGTGACCATGAAGCCTTCCTGGATGTCCTGGATAAT GATGCACGTACACCTCTGATGATTGCATCTTTGGGTGGTCACGCAACTATCTGCTCACAGCTACTGCAGAGAGGCGCCCAAGTAACCGCCACAGACAAGGATGACAA GTCAGCTCTGATCCTAGCCTGTGAGAAAGGCAGTGCTGAGGTGGCTGAACTGCTCCTGAGCCATGGAGCGGATGTGGGGGCAGTGGACAACATGGGGCATGATGCTCTGCATTATGCTCTCCACACACAAGACAAGGTCCTGTGGCGGCTGCTGCGGCAGGCCCTGAACCGGCGCCAACAGGCAG GTCAGGAGCTAGTTCAACACCCAGATCTTGCATCCCAG GCTTCTCCATCTGAGCCTCAGGTGGGTTTTCCACCTAAGAGCCCATGGAAAGCAGAGCCTAAGGaggagcaggaagaagaggaagatgaAGACCCAGTCTCAGAGGAGTGGAGATGGAAGTatgaagaggagaaaaataaagtttctcTATTGGAGGAGGAACTGGTGCGAAAGACTGAAGAGTATAAGGCTCAAGCTGCAGCCTACTTGGGCCTGGAGAACCAGATTCGAGAGCAGTTGCAGGAGCTAGGGGTCCTTGTATCCCCAAAGCCTGGAGCTTCAGGAGGGCAGGGCTCTAGTCTCTGGCCTGGAGGGGATGGCATGGACCAGGGCTGTCCCCTGGACCTGCTGGCTGGATGCATACGAGAGCTAAAGAATCAGCAGCAGGCAACAGCCACAGCAGCCCCAAATCTAGTATTAGCTTATAAGAAGGCTGAGGAACCAGGCCCTTGGGGGAGCCAGGATGAAGCCCATGGAAGGTCCCAACCAGAAGAACAGGGGCCACCCCAGAGCCAAAGGCCTCAGACCATTGGGAAAACCACAGGACAGCAACTGACTACCATTGGTGGGCAGGCCCTTAGCCCTGATCCAACCGACAAGCTGTATGTTGGCCAGgagaggccccaggccccaggagctgAACCAACAGGCACAGTGGCTGAGCCAGGGGCCCCAGTGGCCATGAACCAACTCTTGCTACAACTGAGGGAGGAGCTGGCTGCAGTTTGGCGAGAAAAGGATGCTGCCCGTGGGGTTTTGTCAAGACCAGTCCTGGAGGGAGCTCTGGGGACACCTCGAGCTGAGGCTGCAGCAGCTGCCTGGGAGAAGATGGAGGCCAGGTTGGAGCAGGTGCTGGTGAGGCTGGATCGGGCAAAGGCAGGACTACAGGTGAAACCTGAGGCCCCTGTCCAGGAGTCCAGGGAGGGAGGCCCAAAGGCAGGCCCAGGGACCATCACCAAAGAGGATGAAGGCAAGGACAAAAGGGCTCCTGGGGCCAGGGGAGAGCCTGGAAGTTCCGGGAAGGGAGTTCCGGGAAGGGAACAGATGCCAGGAGGAGGCCTGGCAAAGGGACAGCTGGAGAAGGAGGTGTCCGCACTGAGACTGAGCAACAGTCATTTGCTGGAGGAGTTGGGGGAGCTGGGGCGGGAGCGGCAGCGGCTGCAGGGAGAGCTGCAGTCCCTGGGCCAGAGGCTGCAGCAGGAGTCTGTGTCCAAGCCAGAAGCGCAGGTCCAGCTACAGCAGTTGCGGCGGAGTGTGGGGCTGCTGACAGATGAACTGGCCATGGAGAAAGAGGCCACGGAGAAGCTACAAAAGCGCCTGGCCTCCCAGACCAGTGACCTCCGCGGGCTGTGGGACTGCCTGCCCCCAGACCTACTGGGCTGCGGGAGTGCACGGAGCTCAGCGGCCAGGCCTCTGGAGGAGCTGCGGGCCTGTATCAGCACCCTGGTGGGCTGGCACCGGGAGGCCCAGCAAGTGCTGGCTCGGCTAGAAGAGGAAAACCAGCAGCTGAGGGGCTCTTCTGCTCCACGAGGGGAGACAGGCGGGTACTCAAAGGCCCCAGCATCCCCCGAAGTGGCTGCCCTGGAGCAAGACCTGGGGAAGCTGGAGGAAGAGCTGCGGGCCGTTCAGGCCACAATGGGTGGGAAGAGCCAGGAAATCGAGAAGCTGAAGCAGCTGCTTTACCAAGCCACAGAAGAAGTGGTGGAACTGAGGGCCCGGGAGGCCGCCAGCGTGCGGCAGCACGAGAAAACTCGGGGTTCACTGGTGGCCCAGGCCCAGGCATGGGGCCAGGAGCTAAAGGCTCTCCTGGAAAAGTATAACACAGCTTGCCGGGAAATGGGTCAGCTGCGGGAGGCGGTGGCCGAGGAGCGCCGGAGGAGCGGGGACCTGGCTGCACGCGCTGCGGAGCAGGAGCGCCGGGCCAGCGAGATGCGTGGGCGTTCGGAGCAGTTTGAGAAAACAGCAGAACTGCTGAAAGAGAAGGTGGAGCTTCTCACTGGGGCTTGCTGGGACAAGGAGGCCAAG ATCAAGGAATTGTTGAAAAAGCTGGAGCAGCTTTCAGAGGAGGTCCTAGCAGTTCAGGGAGAAAATGCTTGCCTTGCCCTGCAGCTGCAG GATTCCCAGAAGAACCACGAAGAGATCATCTCTACCTATAGAAATCATCTGCTGAATGCTGCTCAG GGCTACATGGAACAAGATGTGTATAATATCCTACTGCAAATCCTCAGCCTGCAGGAGGAGTGA
- the ANKRD35 gene encoding ankyrin repeat domain-containing protein 35 isoform X2 produces the protein MKRIFSCSSSQVAVERWNCRDQKLLEAVQRGDVGRVAALASKKSARPTKLDSNGQSPFHLAASKGLTECLTILLANGADINSKNEDGSTALHLATISCQPQCVKVLLQHGANEDAVDAENRSPLHWAASSGCASSVLLLCDHEAFLDVLDNDARTPLMIASLGGHATICSQLLQRGAQVTATDKDDKSALILACEKGSAEVAELLLSHGADVGAVDNMGHDALHYALHTQDKVLWRLLRQALNRRQQAGQELVQHPDLASQASPSEPQVGFPPKSPWKAEPKEEQEEEEDEDPVSEEWRWKYEEEKNKVSLLEEELVRKTEEYKAQAAAYLGLENQIREQLQELGVLVSPKPGASGGQGSSLWPGGDGMDQGCPLDLLAGCIRELKNQQQATATAAPNLVLAYKKAEEPGPWGSQDEAHGRSQPEEQGPPQSQRPQTIGKTTGQQLTTIGGQALSPDPTDKLYVGQERPQAPGAEPTGTVAEPGAPVAMNQLLLQLREELAAVWREKDAARGVLSRPVLEGALGTPRAEAAAAAWEKMEARLEQVLVRLDRAKAGLQVKPEAPVQESREGGPKAGPGTITKEDEGKDKRAPGARGEPGSSGKGVPGREQMPGGGLAKGQLEKEVSALRLSNSHLLEELGELGRERQRLQGELQSLGQRLQQESVSKPEAQVQLQQLRRSVGLLTDELAMEKEATEKLQKRLASQTSDLRGLWDCLPPDLLGCGSARSSAARPLEELRACISTLVGWHREAQQVLARLEEENQQLRGSSAPRGETGGYSKAPASPEVAALEQDLGKLEEELRAVQATMGGKSQEIEKLKQLLYQATEEVVELRAREAASVRQHEKTRGSLVAQAQAWGQELKALLEKYNTACREMGQLREAVAEERRRSGDLAARAAEQERRASEMRGRSEQFEKTAELLKEKVELLTGACWDKEAKIKELLKKLEQLSEEVLAVQGENACLALQLQDSQKNHEEIISTYRNHLLNAAQGYMEQDVYNILLQILSLQEE, from the exons GTGGAGAGATGGAACTGCCGTGATCAGAAGCTACTGGAGGCAGTGCAGCGGGGGGATGTGGGACGCGTGGCTGCCCTGGCCTCCAAGAAGTCTGCCCGACCCACCAAGCTAGACTCAAATGGCCAGTCCCC GTTTCATCTGGCAGCCTCCAAAGGCCTGACAGAATGTCTGACTATCCTGCTTGCAAATGGGGCTGATATCAACAGCAAGAATGAGGACG gAAGCACTGCCCTGCACTTGGCCACCATATCCTGCCAGCCACAATGTGTCAAGGTCCTACTGCAG CATGGCGCCAATGAAGATGCTGTGGATGCAGAAAATCGGAGTCCACTGCACTGGGCAG cctcctctgGCTGTGCCTCAAGTGTGCTCCTGTTATGTGACCATGAAGCCTTCCTGGATGTCCTGGATAAT GATGCACGTACACCTCTGATGATTGCATCTTTGGGTGGTCACGCAACTATCTGCTCACAGCTACTGCAGAGAGGCGCCCAAGTAACCGCCACAGACAAGGATGACAA GTCAGCTCTGATCCTAGCCTGTGAGAAAGGCAGTGCTGAGGTGGCTGAACTGCTCCTGAGCCATGGAGCGGATGTGGGGGCAGTGGACAACATGGGGCATGATGCTCTGCATTATGCTCTCCACACACAAGACAAGGTCCTGTGGCGGCTGCTGCGGCAGGCCCTGAACCGGCGCCAACAGGCAG GTCAGGAGCTAGTTCAACACCCAGATCTTGCATCCCAG GCTTCTCCATCTGAGCCTCAGGTGGGTTTTCCACCTAAGAGCCCATGGAAAGCAGAGCCTAAGGaggagcaggaagaagaggaagatgaAGACCCAGTCTCAGAGGAGTGGAGATGGAAGTatgaagaggagaaaaataaagtttctcTATTGGAGGAGGAACTGGTGCGAAAGACTGAAGAGTATAAGGCTCAAGCTGCAGCCTACTTGGGCCTGGAGAACCAGATTCGAGAGCAGTTGCAGGAGCTAGGGGTCCTTGTATCCCCAAAGCCTGGAGCTTCAGGAGGGCAGGGCTCTAGTCTCTGGCCTGGAGGGGATGGCATGGACCAGGGCTGTCCCCTGGACCTGCTGGCTGGATGCATACGAGAGCTAAAGAATCAGCAGCAGGCAACAGCCACAGCAGCCCCAAATCTAGTATTAGCTTATAAGAAGGCTGAGGAACCAGGCCCTTGGGGGAGCCAGGATGAAGCCCATGGAAGGTCCCAACCAGAAGAACAGGGGCCACCCCAGAGCCAAAGGCCTCAGACCATTGGGAAAACCACAGGACAGCAACTGACTACCATTGGTGGGCAGGCCCTTAGCCCTGATCCAACCGACAAGCTGTATGTTGGCCAGgagaggccccaggccccaggagctgAACCAACAGGCACAGTGGCTGAGCCAGGGGCCCCAGTGGCCATGAACCAACTCTTGCTACAACTGAGGGAGGAGCTGGCTGCAGTTTGGCGAGAAAAGGATGCTGCCCGTGGGGTTTTGTCAAGACCAGTCCTGGAGGGAGCTCTGGGGACACCTCGAGCTGAGGCTGCAGCAGCTGCCTGGGAGAAGATGGAGGCCAGGTTGGAGCAGGTGCTGGTGAGGCTGGATCGGGCAAAGGCAGGACTACAGGTGAAACCTGAGGCCCCTGTCCAGGAGTCCAGGGAGGGAGGCCCAAAGGCAGGCCCAGGGACCATCACCAAAGAGGATGAAGGCAAGGACAAAAGGGCTCCTGGGGCCAGGGGAGAGCCTGGAAGTTCCGGGAAGGGAGTTCCGGGAAGGGAACAGATGCCAGGAGGAGGCCTGGCAAAGGGACAGCTGGAGAAGGAGGTGTCCGCACTGAGACTGAGCAACAGTCATTTGCTGGAGGAGTTGGGGGAGCTGGGGCGGGAGCGGCAGCGGCTGCAGGGAGAGCTGCAGTCCCTGGGCCAGAGGCTGCAGCAGGAGTCTGTGTCCAAGCCAGAAGCGCAGGTCCAGCTACAGCAGTTGCGGCGGAGTGTGGGGCTGCTGACAGATGAACTGGCCATGGAGAAAGAGGCCACGGAGAAGCTACAAAAGCGCCTGGCCTCCCAGACCAGTGACCTCCGCGGGCTGTGGGACTGCCTGCCCCCAGACCTACTGGGCTGCGGGAGTGCACGGAGCTCAGCGGCCAGGCCTCTGGAGGAGCTGCGGGCCTGTATCAGCACCCTGGTGGGCTGGCACCGGGAGGCCCAGCAAGTGCTGGCTCGGCTAGAAGAGGAAAACCAGCAGCTGAGGGGCTCTTCTGCTCCACGAGGGGAGACAGGCGGGTACTCAAAGGCCCCAGCATCCCCCGAAGTGGCTGCCCTGGAGCAAGACCTGGGGAAGCTGGAGGAAGAGCTGCGGGCCGTTCAGGCCACAATGGGTGGGAAGAGCCAGGAAATCGAGAAGCTGAAGCAGCTGCTTTACCAAGCCACAGAAGAAGTGGTGGAACTGAGGGCCCGGGAGGCCGCCAGCGTGCGGCAGCACGAGAAAACTCGGGGTTCACTGGTGGCCCAGGCCCAGGCATGGGGCCAGGAGCTAAAGGCTCTCCTGGAAAAGTATAACACAGCTTGCCGGGAAATGGGTCAGCTGCGGGAGGCGGTGGCCGAGGAGCGCCGGAGGAGCGGGGACCTGGCTGCACGCGCTGCGGAGCAGGAGCGCCGGGCCAGCGAGATGCGTGGGCGTTCGGAGCAGTTTGAGAAAACAGCAGAACTGCTGAAAGAGAAGGTGGAGCTTCTCACTGGGGCTTGCTGGGACAAGGAGGCCAAG ATCAAGGAATTGTTGAAAAAGCTGGAGCAGCTTTCAGAGGAGGTCCTAGCAGTTCAGGGAGAAAATGCTTGCCTTGCCCTGCAGCTGCAG GATTCCCAGAAGAACCACGAAGAGATCATCTCTACCTATAGAAATCATCTGCTGAATGCTGCTCAG GGCTACATGGAACAAGATGTGTATAATATCCTACTGCAAATCCTCAGCCTGCAGGAGGAGTGA
- the ANKRD35 gene encoding ankyrin repeat domain-containing protein 35 isoform X4 — translation MASPRKFHLAASKGLTECLTILLANGADINSKNEDGSTALHLATISCQPQCVKVLLQHGANEDAVDAENRSPLHWAASSGCASSVLLLCDHEAFLDVLDNDARTPLMIASLGGHATICSQLLQRGAQVTATDKDDKSALILACEKGSAEVAELLLSHGADVGAVDNMGHDALHYALHTQDKVLWRLLRQALNRRQQAGQELVQHPDLASQASPSEPQVGFPPKSPWKAEPKEEQEEEEDEDPVSEEWRWKYEEEKNKVSLLEEELVRKTEEYKAQAAAYLGLENQIREQLQELGVLVSPKPGASGGQGSSLWPGGDGMDQGCPLDLLAGCIRELKNQQQATATAAPNLVLAYKKAEEPGPWGSQDEAHGRSQPEEQGPPQSQRPQTIGKTTGQQLTTIGGQALSPDPTDKLYVGQERPQAPGAEPTGTVAEPGAPVAMNQLLLQLREELAAVWREKDAARGVLSRPVLEGALGTPRAEAAAAAWEKMEARLEQVLVRLDRAKAGLQVKPEAPVQESREGGPKAGPGTITKEDEGKDKRAPGARGEPGSSGKGVPGREQMPGGGLAKGQLEKEVSALRLSNSHLLEELGELGRERQRLQGELQSLGQRLQQESVSKPEAQVQLQQLRRSVGLLTDELAMEKEATEKLQKRLASQTSDLRGLWDCLPPDLLGCGSARSSAARPLEELRACISTLVGWHREAQQVLARLEEENQQLRGSSAPRGETGGYSKAPASPEVAALEQDLGKLEEELRAVQATMGGKSQEIEKLKQLLYQATEEVVELRAREAASVRQHEKTRGSLVAQAQAWGQELKALLEKYNTACREMGQLREAVAEERRRSGDLAARAAEQERRASEMRGRSEQFEKTAELLKEKVELLTGACWDKEAKIKELLKKLEQLSEEVLAVQGENACLALQLQDSQKNHEEIISTYRNHLLNAAQGYMEQDVYNILLQILSLQEE, via the exons ATGGCCAGTCCCCGTAA GTTTCATCTGGCAGCCTCCAAAGGCCTGACAGAATGTCTGACTATCCTGCTTGCAAATGGGGCTGATATCAACAGCAAGAATGAGGACG gAAGCACTGCCCTGCACTTGGCCACCATATCCTGCCAGCCACAATGTGTCAAGGTCCTACTGCAG CATGGCGCCAATGAAGATGCTGTGGATGCAGAAAATCGGAGTCCACTGCACTGGGCAG cctcctctgGCTGTGCCTCAAGTGTGCTCCTGTTATGTGACCATGAAGCCTTCCTGGATGTCCTGGATAAT GATGCACGTACACCTCTGATGATTGCATCTTTGGGTGGTCACGCAACTATCTGCTCACAGCTACTGCAGAGAGGCGCCCAAGTAACCGCCACAGACAAGGATGACAA GTCAGCTCTGATCCTAGCCTGTGAGAAAGGCAGTGCTGAGGTGGCTGAACTGCTCCTGAGCCATGGAGCGGATGTGGGGGCAGTGGACAACATGGGGCATGATGCTCTGCATTATGCTCTCCACACACAAGACAAGGTCCTGTGGCGGCTGCTGCGGCAGGCCCTGAACCGGCGCCAACAGGCAG GTCAGGAGCTAGTTCAACACCCAGATCTTGCATCCCAG GCTTCTCCATCTGAGCCTCAGGTGGGTTTTCCACCTAAGAGCCCATGGAAAGCAGAGCCTAAGGaggagcaggaagaagaggaagatgaAGACCCAGTCTCAGAGGAGTGGAGATGGAAGTatgaagaggagaaaaataaagtttctcTATTGGAGGAGGAACTGGTGCGAAAGACTGAAGAGTATAAGGCTCAAGCTGCAGCCTACTTGGGCCTGGAGAACCAGATTCGAGAGCAGTTGCAGGAGCTAGGGGTCCTTGTATCCCCAAAGCCTGGAGCTTCAGGAGGGCAGGGCTCTAGTCTCTGGCCTGGAGGGGATGGCATGGACCAGGGCTGTCCCCTGGACCTGCTGGCTGGATGCATACGAGAGCTAAAGAATCAGCAGCAGGCAACAGCCACAGCAGCCCCAAATCTAGTATTAGCTTATAAGAAGGCTGAGGAACCAGGCCCTTGGGGGAGCCAGGATGAAGCCCATGGAAGGTCCCAACCAGAAGAACAGGGGCCACCCCAGAGCCAAAGGCCTCAGACCATTGGGAAAACCACAGGACAGCAACTGACTACCATTGGTGGGCAGGCCCTTAGCCCTGATCCAACCGACAAGCTGTATGTTGGCCAGgagaggccccaggccccaggagctgAACCAACAGGCACAGTGGCTGAGCCAGGGGCCCCAGTGGCCATGAACCAACTCTTGCTACAACTGAGGGAGGAGCTGGCTGCAGTTTGGCGAGAAAAGGATGCTGCCCGTGGGGTTTTGTCAAGACCAGTCCTGGAGGGAGCTCTGGGGACACCTCGAGCTGAGGCTGCAGCAGCTGCCTGGGAGAAGATGGAGGCCAGGTTGGAGCAGGTGCTGGTGAGGCTGGATCGGGCAAAGGCAGGACTACAGGTGAAACCTGAGGCCCCTGTCCAGGAGTCCAGGGAGGGAGGCCCAAAGGCAGGCCCAGGGACCATCACCAAAGAGGATGAAGGCAAGGACAAAAGGGCTCCTGGGGCCAGGGGAGAGCCTGGAAGTTCCGGGAAGGGAGTTCCGGGAAGGGAACAGATGCCAGGAGGAGGCCTGGCAAAGGGACAGCTGGAGAAGGAGGTGTCCGCACTGAGACTGAGCAACAGTCATTTGCTGGAGGAGTTGGGGGAGCTGGGGCGGGAGCGGCAGCGGCTGCAGGGAGAGCTGCAGTCCCTGGGCCAGAGGCTGCAGCAGGAGTCTGTGTCCAAGCCAGAAGCGCAGGTCCAGCTACAGCAGTTGCGGCGGAGTGTGGGGCTGCTGACAGATGAACTGGCCATGGAGAAAGAGGCCACGGAGAAGCTACAAAAGCGCCTGGCCTCCCAGACCAGTGACCTCCGCGGGCTGTGGGACTGCCTGCCCCCAGACCTACTGGGCTGCGGGAGTGCACGGAGCTCAGCGGCCAGGCCTCTGGAGGAGCTGCGGGCCTGTATCAGCACCCTGGTGGGCTGGCACCGGGAGGCCCAGCAAGTGCTGGCTCGGCTAGAAGAGGAAAACCAGCAGCTGAGGGGCTCTTCTGCTCCACGAGGGGAGACAGGCGGGTACTCAAAGGCCCCAGCATCCCCCGAAGTGGCTGCCCTGGAGCAAGACCTGGGGAAGCTGGAGGAAGAGCTGCGGGCCGTTCAGGCCACAATGGGTGGGAAGAGCCAGGAAATCGAGAAGCTGAAGCAGCTGCTTTACCAAGCCACAGAAGAAGTGGTGGAACTGAGGGCCCGGGAGGCCGCCAGCGTGCGGCAGCACGAGAAAACTCGGGGTTCACTGGTGGCCCAGGCCCAGGCATGGGGCCAGGAGCTAAAGGCTCTCCTGGAAAAGTATAACACAGCTTGCCGGGAAATGGGTCAGCTGCGGGAGGCGGTGGCCGAGGAGCGCCGGAGGAGCGGGGACCTGGCTGCACGCGCTGCGGAGCAGGAGCGCCGGGCCAGCGAGATGCGTGGGCGTTCGGAGCAGTTTGAGAAAACAGCAGAACTGCTGAAAGAGAAGGTGGAGCTTCTCACTGGGGCTTGCTGGGACAAGGAGGCCAAG ATCAAGGAATTGTTGAAAAAGCTGGAGCAGCTTTCAGAGGAGGTCCTAGCAGTTCAGGGAGAAAATGCTTGCCTTGCCCTGCAGCTGCAG GATTCCCAGAAGAACCACGAAGAGATCATCTCTACCTATAGAAATCATCTGCTGAATGCTGCTCAG GGCTACATGGAACAAGATGTGTATAATATCCTACTGCAAATCCTCAGCCTGCAGGAGGAGTGA